A portion of the Deltaproteobacteria bacterium genome contains these proteins:
- a CDS encoding ATP-binding protein, which yields MTIRFRLILLLTLFSFLLGIIFAATLLGTYEINSKLAKIDARLHHVDLVSQINSNIFEHFGYSFNYLLQGSEESMKLSLSGKASVDILFDKLREEENLHEHLLLTEKPLDLKKKYDMLMVDLKKSFKLREEGKQSEAINYYAESTENIFEKLMFEELAQVNIEEQKSIKLGYDQLLFEVGIIPWLDKEIVHQVSLAKLSVDYFMHVSNLSSDINKLHKDGFDFILRGSRDEYNDFMANTEIIVKSFKTLKKLIKLNSTLGIEGESEDLIKASYVHDVYISAIDLFHKSFELKMSGKKEAALSVLNNKIEPLIQGRIIPTIEELTRDSFEEIGDAHNRLKKTISTATTIVSLIIIILLTAISYIFIKLIKGIMTSLSTLKSGISEIGEGKLDYEIRLVENDELGELAKVLNNMSKQLRSTTVSRDLLLQEVKVRKKAEKRLIAAKKELEASNEELALMNEELEATNEELLNEIDERQKLEEYLIEAKKSAEAATEAKSQFLANMSHDLRTPLNAIIGFSEVLSMGAVGELEGRQKDCVIDILESGQHLLSLINEILDLSKIEAGKFDLNYSEIEVYGLIETTLIFIKEKATSKNIELVTDFSYAHLIIETDRLRLRQILVNLLSNAVKFTNHKGKITVRAGTCDEAGMITISIEDTGAGIKEEDIGKVFNIFEQVDSSYTKEYEGSGLGLALSRKIVELMGGKIWVESKFGKGSRFSFCIPCNQIEESS from the coding sequence ATGACTATCCGTTTCAGACTCATATTATTACTTACTCTCTTTAGCTTCCTCCTTGGAATTATCTTTGCTGCAACATTACTGGGCACCTATGAGATTAACTCCAAACTTGCCAAAATAGACGCCCGTTTGCATCATGTGGATCTTGTTTCACAAATAAACAGCAATATATTTGAGCACTTCGGATATTCCTTCAACTATCTCCTCCAGGGCAGTGAAGAAAGCATGAAGCTATCTCTCAGCGGCAAAGCATCGGTAGACATTCTGTTTGACAAATTGCGCGAAGAAGAGAACCTTCATGAGCATTTACTCCTTACAGAGAAGCCACTTGATTTAAAAAAAAAGTATGACATGCTCATGGTGGATTTAAAAAAAAGCTTTAAACTGAGGGAGGAAGGGAAGCAAAGCGAAGCAATAAATTACTATGCGGAATCAACAGAGAATATCTTTGAAAAACTTATGTTCGAAGAGCTGGCGCAAGTCAATATAGAAGAACAAAAGAGTATAAAACTGGGCTACGATCAATTGCTCTTTGAAGTGGGCATAATTCCATGGCTCGACAAAGAAATAGTTCATCAGGTCAGTCTTGCAAAGTTAAGCGTCGACTACTTTATGCATGTAAGTAATCTTTCATCGGACATTAACAAACTTCACAAAGACGGTTTTGATTTTATATTAAGAGGCTCCAGGGATGAATATAACGATTTTATGGCAAACACTGAAATTATAGTCAAGTCCTTCAAAACCCTGAAAAAGTTAATCAAGCTGAATTCTACCCTCGGTATTGAGGGAGAAAGTGAAGATTTAATAAAAGCAAGCTACGTCCATGATGTGTATATCTCTGCTATAGATCTTTTTCATAAGTCATTCGAGCTTAAAATGAGCGGTAAAAAGGAAGCAGCGTTATCAGTTTTAAACAACAAGATAGAACCGCTTATACAAGGCCGGATTATTCCCACCATTGAAGAATTGACGAGAGACAGTTTTGAGGAAATAGGAGACGCTCACAACCGGCTGAAGAAAACGATTTCCACCGCCACGACTATCGTCTCTCTCATTATCATTATCCTCCTTACAGCCATTTCCTATATTTTCATAAAGTTAATTAAAGGAATCATGACATCCCTTTCAACACTAAAAAGCGGCATAAGCGAAATAGGAGAAGGGAAGCTCGATTATGAAATCCGGCTTGTAGAAAATGATGAACTGGGAGAACTTGCAAAGGTGTTAAATAACATGAGTAAACAGCTTCGCAGCACAACTGTTTCAAGAGATCTTTTACTTCAGGAAGTGAAAGTGAGAAAAAAAGCGGAAAAGAGGCTCATTGCCGCAAAAAAAGAACTGGAAGCAAGTAATGAAGAGCTTGCACTCATGAACGAAGAGTTGGAAGCCACCAATGAAGAACTGCTAAATGAAATTGATGAGCGTCAAAAACTGGAAGAATACCTTATTGAGGCAAAGAAAAGTGCCGAAGCAGCCACAGAGGCAAAGTCACAATTTCTTGCCAATATGTCCCACGATCTGAGAACACCGCTCAATGCGATTATCGGCTTTTCGGAAGTGCTTTCCATGGGAGCTGTCGGTGAACTCGAAGGTCGTCAGAAAGATTGTGTCATTGACATCCTTGAAAGCGGACAACACCTGCTGTCACTTATTAATGAAATACTCGATCTCAGCAAGATAGAAGCAGGAAAGTTCGACCTCAACTATTCAGAGATTGAAGTTTATGGACTGATTGAAACAACGCTGATTTTTATCAAGGAAAAAGCGACAAGTAAAAATATCGAGCTTGTAACGGATTTTTCATATGCCCATCTTATCATTGAAACAGACAGACTGCGCCTGAGACAGATACTTGTTAACCTCCTGAGTAATGCCGTGAAATTTACAAATCACAAAGGCAAAATAACCGTGAGAGCAGGAACATGCGATGAAGCGGGAATGATAACCATCTCTATTGAAGATACGGGAGCAGGCATAAAGGAAGAAGATATTGGCAAGGTTTTCAATATCTTTGAACAGGTCGATTCTTCCTACACAAAGGAGTATGAGGGATCGGGACTTGGCCTGGCGCTCTCCAGGAAAATTGTGGAACTCATGGGGGGAAAGATCTGGGTAGAAAGCAAATTCGGCAAAGGAAGCCGTTTCAGCTTCTGCATCCCCTGTAATCAGATAGAGGAGAGCAGCTAA
- a CDS encoding NAD(P)-dependent oxidoreductase, whose protein sequence is MCKFFKKEIQSMNVGFIGLGTLGRTIAKRLISEGVELNLWNRTRKKAHGLGMKVADSPAALVSSVDTLFLNLFDSEAVKDVMTGEEGLLKGDCKGKIIIDTTTNHFEPVKDFHINIKKAGGGYIEAPVLGSVVPASQGKLTVLVSGERESYGKVLPLLERIGRNIFFLEKPALATKMKLINNLTLGSFMATIAEALSFGEAAGIEKENILDILAAGGGNSLVLNAKREKLLKEDFSTHFSTDCIYKDLHCLQDLANTLKKPLFSATVVKELYGLARSRGMGKEDFSALYKVLKEQL, encoded by the coding sequence TTGTGCAAATTTTTTAAAAAGGAGATTCAATCTATGAATGTTGGATTTATCGGCCTTGGTACGCTGGGCAGAACAATAGCAAAAAGGCTTATTTCAGAAGGGGTGGAACTTAATCTCTGGAACCGTACGAGAAAAAAGGCTCATGGTCTTGGAATGAAAGTTGCCGATTCGCCGGCAGCGCTTGTTTCTTCTGTAGATACCCTTTTTCTAAACCTCTTTGACAGTGAAGCGGTAAAGGATGTTATGACAGGGGAAGAGGGGCTTCTAAAAGGTGATTGCAAGGGAAAGATCATTATCGATACGACAACAAATCATTTTGAACCGGTAAAGGATTTTCACATCAATATTAAGAAAGCAGGCGGCGGCTATATCGAAGCGCCTGTGCTGGGCAGTGTCGTTCCTGCCTCTCAGGGGAAGCTCACCGTCCTGGTAAGCGGTGAGAGGGAGTCTTACGGTAAAGTCCTCCCCCTCCTTGAAAGGATAGGGAGAAATATTTTTTTCCTCGAAAAGCCGGCTCTTGCCACAAAGATGAAACTCATTAATAATCTCACCCTGGGCTCTTTTATGGCAACTATTGCAGAGGCCCTCTCTTTTGGAGAGGCGGCAGGCATAGAAAAGGAGAATATTCTTGATATTCTGGCAGCAGGTGGTGGAAATTCCCTTGTTCTTAATGCCAAAAGGGAAAAATTGCTGAAAGAGGATTTTTCGACCCATTTTTCGACTGACTGTATCTACAAAGACCTCCATTGCTTGCAGGACCTGGCGAATACGCTTAAAAAACCCCTCTTCTCAGCAACTGTTGTAAAGGAACTCTATGGCCTTGCAAGGTCCAGGGGAATGGGGAAAGAGGATTTCTCCGCCTTGTACAAGGTGCTTAAAGAGCAGCTTTAA
- a CDS encoding response regulator, producing the protein MRLLLVEDDPLIGDAVKTALTQDGYAVDWVTDGEDAIAALALNEHELLILDLGLPLQSGIDVLKSMRRRGNEIPVIILTARDTVQDRIKGLDSGADDYMIKPFDLNELSARIRALGRRKGGQASPLIIHGPVTLDPASHRVTCYGKNIDISHREFSLLSVLMNNKDKVVSKEQLEESLYSWNEEIESNTIEVYIHHLRKKLGPDFIRTVRGVGYILTKE; encoded by the coding sequence ATGCGATTATTGCTTGTTGAAGATGATCCTCTTATCGGGGATGCTGTTAAAACAGCGCTTACCCAGGATGGCTATGCTGTTGACTGGGTAACCGATGGTGAAGATGCCATAGCTGCGCTTGCTCTTAATGAGCATGAACTGCTTATTCTCGACCTCGGCCTTCCACTGCAGTCCGGGATTGATGTGCTTAAAAGCATGCGGCGTCGGGGTAATGAAATTCCCGTTATTATTCTTACTGCCCGTGATACTGTTCAGGACAGGATCAAGGGGCTCGATAGCGGCGCCGATGATTATATGATCAAGCCTTTTGATCTGAATGAATTGTCAGCGCGTATCAGAGCCCTTGGCCGGCGAAAAGGTGGCCAGGCATCACCTCTTATTATCCACGGACCGGTTACTCTCGATCCTGCTTCCCATCGTGTTACCTGTTACGGGAAGAATATCGATATTTCTCATCGTGAATTTTCCCTTCTATCGGTGCTCATGAATAACAAAGATAAGGTTGTATCGAAAGAACAACTGGAAGAAAGCCTGTACAGCTGGAATGAGGAAATCGAAAGCAATACCATTGAAGTTTATATCCATCATTTGAGAAAAAAGCTGGGGCCCGATTTTATTCGTACTGTTCGAGGTGTCGGCTACATACTTACTAAAGAATAA
- a CDS encoding ATP-binding protein — translation MNSSIRNRLLIILLSAVTVAWLLSAITSYFEFSYEVQQLFDAQLEQAAKVILSVSKHEVKEHSENSNAFIPKVGDIEIDKKEFLGHPFKNKIAYQVWYLPDKLITRSASAPENILSKEKRGFSNRLIDENLWRVFSLYDKDRTILVQVGERHDLREQVTNIVAFEMMVPLFILLPTLTVLIWYGIARAMRPMDRLAEQVSSRNPEHLDPILSMDIPREAAPLVNSMNNLFERLSRAFENERQFTSSAAHELRTPLAGLKAQAQLAFNTKDESVGKKALARLIQGVDQSSHLVTQMLTLARLDPETDRLEKEAFLLSKLFSQALEIFAPMALKKEIDFRLVKNEAATIQGDKDSLAILIRNLLDNAIRYSPYGGKVNISLGKEKEYALLRFNDSGPGIPVSAYEKVFERFYRHLGSNEPGSGLGLSIVGRIVKLHNGKIELKKSDLGGLEVIVQIPVIA, via the coding sequence ATGAATTCATCTATCAGAAATCGCCTGCTAATCATCTTGCTCTCTGCTGTAACTGTTGCATGGCTTCTTTCAGCGATTACGAGCTACTTTGAATTTAGTTATGAAGTGCAGCAACTCTTTGATGCTCAACTGGAACAGGCGGCCAAAGTCATTCTATCTGTCAGTAAGCATGAGGTAAAAGAACATTCAGAAAACAGTAATGCTTTTATCCCCAAAGTAGGGGATATTGAAATCGATAAAAAGGAATTTTTAGGTCATCCCTTTAAAAACAAGATAGCTTACCAGGTATGGTATTTACCCGACAAATTGATTACACGATCAGCCAGTGCTCCGGAAAATATTTTATCGAAAGAGAAAAGAGGGTTTAGCAACAGGCTTATTGATGAAAATTTATGGAGAGTTTTTTCCCTTTATGATAAAGACAGGACAATCCTGGTTCAGGTTGGTGAACGTCATGATCTTAGGGAGCAAGTGACAAACATCGTCGCTTTTGAAATGATGGTCCCCCTTTTTATTTTGCTGCCTACATTGACGGTACTTATATGGTACGGCATTGCGAGGGCTATGCGTCCCATGGACAGGCTGGCCGAACAGGTATCTTCGCGTAATCCTGAACACCTCGATCCCATCCTTTCAATGGATATTCCCCGGGAGGCTGCTCCTCTGGTCAATTCCATGAATAACCTTTTTGAACGCCTTTCCAGGGCCTTTGAAAATGAAAGACAATTTACATCAAGCGCAGCCCATGAGTTAAGGACTCCCCTTGCCGGTTTAAAAGCGCAGGCACAGCTTGCTTTCAATACTAAAGATGAGAGTGTCGGTAAAAAAGCATTGGCCCGATTGATTCAGGGTGTAGACCAATCTTCTCATCTTGTTACCCAGATGCTTACGCTGGCGCGCCTCGATCCTGAGACGGACCGACTGGAAAAAGAAGCTTTTTTATTGTCGAAACTCTTCTCGCAGGCGCTGGAAATATTTGCCCCCATGGCGCTGAAAAAGGAGATAGATTTTAGGCTTGTCAAAAATGAAGCTGCCACCATTCAAGGTGATAAAGACTCCCTTGCCATATTGATCCGTAATTTGCTGGACAACGCTATTCGCTATTCGCCTTATGGAGGAAAAGTGAATATCAGTCTCGGCAAAGAGAAGGAATATGCCCTTTTGAGGTTTAATGACAGCGGCCCCGGTATACCGGTATCGGCTTATGAAAAAGTATTTGAAAGGTTTTATCGCCACCTTGGCTCAAATGAACCCGGCAGTGGTCTCGGGTTGTCTATTGTGGGCAGAATCGTTAAGCTCCATAATGGAAAAATTGAGTTGAAAAAGTCAGACCTCGGCGGTCTGGAGGTTATTGTTCAAATTCCGGTCATTGCTTAA
- a CDS encoding helix-turn-helix domain-containing protein: MESFGTKIRKIRKEKRLTLEKLSNMCGVDRTYISKIESGKIKNPYVPTLEKIANGLLVDVEVLYPFNNFARYASLRDELQSAGHKVPFDGDMISVLESLRGLSEKNKESYDRVMKVIQDLLSCFKSAA; the protein is encoded by the coding sequence ATGGAAAGCTTTGGTACAAAAATCAGGAAAATCAGAAAAGAAAAAAGACTTACCCTGGAAAAACTGAGCAATATGTGCGGTGTTGACAGAACATATATATCAAAAATTGAATCGGGGAAAATTAAAAATCCCTATGTGCCGACACTGGAAAAAATTGCCAATGGATTACTTGTCGATGTTGAAGTTCTATATCCATTTAATAATTTTGCAAGGTATGCTTCTTTGAGAGATGAACTCCAGAGCGCCGGTCATAAAGTCCCTTTTGATGGGGATATGATTTCTGTTTTAGAGTCTCTCCGCGGACTTAGTGAAAAAAATAAAGAGTCCTATGATCGGGTCATGAAGGTCATCCAGGATTTATTGTCCTGTTTTAAATCAGCTGCATAG
- a CDS encoding PhoH family protein, which produces MKKYYVLDTNVLLHDAGSLFAFDDNDVIIPIVAIEELDRFKKDLNEIGRNARQVSRILDNLRSKGPLYKGIALQTGGTIRVFIPSDRTNHLPPELIFDKADNQILSVAMELKELDEEPVVLVTKDTNLRIKADAIGITARDYETDRVEITELYEGITRLNVSKDQIDNFYEKGSLKVDPTGRYPHEGFILVDKADEKHSALGKYENNAVVPLNLTLDPVWSLYPRNAEQRVALDLLLDDSIKLLSLAGKAGTGKTLLALAAGLQKTIDEGIYTRLLVSRPIFPLGKDIGYLPGDIEEKLIPWMQPIFDNLELIFASTGKQKVKREGKHRYKELMDQGVLEIEPLTYIRGRSIPNQYLIIDEAQNLTPHEIKTIITRAGDNTKIVITGDPYQIDNPYIDSSSNGLSYVVERFKGEKIAGHVTLTKGERSKLAEVAANLL; this is translated from the coding sequence TTGAAAAAATACTACGTCCTCGATACCAATGTTTTGCTTCACGATGCGGGCTCACTCTTCGCCTTTGACGATAACGATGTTATTATCCCTATCGTGGCTATTGAAGAGCTGGACCGATTTAAGAAAGATTTAAACGAAATAGGCAGAAATGCAAGGCAGGTATCGAGAATACTTGATAATCTCCGTTCAAAAGGTCCGCTTTATAAAGGGATAGCTTTGCAAACAGGGGGAACTATCAGGGTTTTCATCCCTTCGGACAGAACGAATCATCTCCCGCCGGAACTCATTTTCGACAAGGCTGACAACCAGATACTTTCCGTCGCCATGGAGCTTAAGGAACTCGATGAAGAACCCGTTGTTCTTGTAACAAAAGATACAAACCTGCGGATCAAGGCCGATGCCATAGGGATAACCGCCCGTGATTATGAAACGGACAGGGTAGAAATTACTGAACTCTATGAAGGCATTACCCGGCTTAATGTTTCAAAAGATCAAATAGACAATTTTTATGAAAAGGGAAGTCTTAAAGTTGATCCCACAGGCAGATACCCTCATGAAGGTTTCATTCTTGTGGACAAGGCCGATGAAAAGCACTCAGCTCTCGGAAAATATGAGAACAACGCCGTCGTTCCACTCAACCTTACCCTTGATCCCGTCTGGTCTCTATATCCCAGGAACGCAGAACAGCGAGTTGCCCTTGACCTTCTCCTTGATGATTCCATCAAGCTTCTCTCGCTGGCAGGCAAGGCAGGGACAGGTAAAACCCTTCTTGCTCTGGCAGCAGGGCTTCAAAAAACGATTGATGAAGGCATTTATACGAGACTTCTCGTATCGAGGCCCATATTCCCCCTCGGTAAGGATATCGGCTACCTCCCCGGCGATATAGAAGAAAAGCTTATTCCCTGGATGCAACCCATTTTTGATAACCTGGAGCTTATCTTTGCGTCGACGGGCAAGCAGAAAGTCAAGCGTGAAGGGAAGCACAGATACAAGGAACTGATGGACCAGGGTGTGCTGGAGATAGAACCGCTAACCTACATCAGGGGAAGAAGCATTCCCAACCAGTACCTCATCATTGATGAGGCCCAAAATCTCACGCCTCATGAAATAAAAACGATCATTACAAGAGCAGGCGATAACACAAAAATAGTCATTACAGGCGATCCTTACCAGATCGACAATCCCTACATCGACTCATCGAGCAACGGACTCAGCTACGTTGTTGAGCGCTTCAAGGGGGAAAAGATTGCAGGCCATGTAACGCTTACCAAAGGTGAACGTTCAAAACTGGCCGAAGTGGCGGCAAACCTGCTTTAA
- the nifS gene encoding cysteine desulfurase NifS: MDNNATTRVAPEVFEEMKLYLTELYGNPSSMHTFGGQVGKKISEARSRVQSLIGAEHDTEIIFTSCGTESNSTAIFSALQAYPDRKEIITTRVEHPAILSLAPYLEKQGIAVVQLKVDKHGRIDMDEYAHFLKDDTALVTIMTANNETGTIFPVEEMARIAVDRGVLFHTDAVQAAGKIPLNMQESCINMISLSGHKLHAPKGIGSLYVRRGTKFRPFMRGGHQERNRRAGTENVASIIAMGKAAELARVHLDDENSRVKAMRDRLEKGILKSVPRSIINGDVENRLPNTTNISFEFIEGEGILLLMNDLNIAASSGSACTSGSLEPSHVLRAMGVPFTAAHGSIRFSLSRYNTMEEVDYVVENLPPIIEKLRSISPFWNKGNPKMEFEPEYK, translated from the coding sequence AGTATGCATACCTTCGGTGGCCAGGTCGGTAAAAAGATCAGTGAAGCAAGATCGAGAGTTCAATCCCTTATCGGCGCCGAGCATGATACGGAAATCATTTTTACAAGCTGCGGCACGGAAAGTAACAGTACGGCTATTTTTTCAGCCCTTCAGGCCTATCCCGACAGAAAAGAAATAATTACCACAAGGGTTGAGCATCCGGCCATCCTTTCACTGGCGCCCTACCTTGAAAAGCAGGGTATAGCCGTCGTTCAGCTGAAAGTTGACAAGCACGGCAGGATTGATATGGACGAGTATGCTCATTTCCTTAAAGATGATACGGCCCTCGTTACTATTATGACGGCCAATAATGAAACAGGAACCATTTTCCCTGTTGAAGAAATGGCAAGGATAGCTGTAGACCGGGGCGTTCTTTTCCATACCGATGCCGTTCAGGCAGCAGGCAAAATTCCACTCAACATGCAGGAAAGCTGCATTAACATGATCTCCCTTTCAGGGCATAAGCTCCATGCGCCCAAAGGAATCGGCTCTCTCTACGTAAGAAGAGGCACCAAATTCCGTCCTTTCATGAGAGGCGGCCACCAGGAAAGAAACAGGCGTGCCGGTACGGAAAACGTTGCCTCCATCATTGCCATGGGTAAAGCGGCTGAGTTGGCAAGGGTTCACCTCGATGATGAAAATAGCAGGGTCAAAGCCATGAGAGACAGGCTTGAGAAGGGAATTCTTAAAAGCGTGCCAAGATCAATCATCAACGGTGACGTGGAAAACAGGCTTCCCAACACAACAAATATCAGTTTTGAATTCATCGAAGGCGAGGGAATCCTTCTTCTCATGAATGACCTCAACATTGCCGCTTCATCAGGCTCTGCCTGCACATCAGGTTCACTTGAACCTTCACACGTGCTTAGAGCGATGGGTGTGCCCTTTACAGCGGCCCACGGCTCAATCAGGTTTTCTTTAAGCCGCTACAATACCATGGAAGAGGTTGACTACGTTGTTGAAAACCTGCCGCCCATTATCGAAAAACTCCGTTCCATATCACCCTTCTGGAACAAGGGCAATCCTAAAATGGAGTTTGAGCCCGAATACAAGTAA